From a single Thermoanaerobaculia bacterium genomic region:
- a CDS encoding glycosyltransferase family 4 protein produces MKILLVSTAWPWPTRKGYQLRLLQLATGLAEHHDVTLLVPEREGSRVPGPPLSLAGAPHFAIETFRHSRRAAVAGLGAAVFGPHSLESGLVASGELRRRLRELAPRFDRVLLQLVRLAGVTEALGETPWVLDLVDSLSLNLERRAARDRFWMRPLLRFEARRLAADERRMIAASTAALVVSERDRRHLAALLPESLAARLAVVPLALSGAAGPGKARVARPAGEAELAITGNLGYFPTARGIDWFLGEVWPEVVRKYPRAHLLVAGARPRRGLARRVRALGGRLVADPPDLPALLAGADIALAPLFAGSGTPIKLLEALAAGIPAVATPAAAEGLDPALARCVAIPEDAASWVTTLHGLIANPVAASARAAIGARIVREIHDPERIARQLDELVRR; encoded by the coding sequence ATGAAGATCCTGCTGGTCTCGACGGCCTGGCCGTGGCCGACGCGCAAGGGCTATCAGCTGCGCCTGCTGCAGCTCGCCACAGGCCTTGCAGAGCACCACGACGTGACGCTCCTGGTGCCGGAGCGGGAGGGGTCGCGGGTGCCGGGCCCGCCGCTGTCGCTGGCGGGCGCGCCGCACTTCGCCATCGAGACGTTTCGGCACTCGCGCCGGGCGGCGGTCGCCGGCCTCGGCGCGGCGGTCTTCGGACCGCACTCGCTCGAGAGCGGGCTGGTCGCCTCCGGGGAGCTCCGGCGGCGACTGCGGGAGCTTGCGCCCCGATTCGATCGCGTTCTCCTGCAGTTGGTGCGGCTGGCCGGCGTGACCGAGGCGCTCGGCGAGACCCCCTGGGTGCTCGACCTGGTGGACAGCCTGTCGCTCAATCTCGAACGCCGGGCGGCGCGCGACCGTTTCTGGATGCGGCCGTTGCTCCGCTTCGAAGCCCGCCGCCTGGCGGCGGACGAGCGCCGGATGATCGCCGCGAGCACGGCGGCGCTGGTGGTCTCGGAGCGCGACCGGCGGCACCTCGCGGCCCTCCTTCCGGAGTCGCTCGCAGCGCGCCTGGCGGTGGTGCCGCTGGCGCTCTCGGGAGCTGCGGGGCCGGGAAAGGCGCGCGTCGCAAGGCCGGCCGGTGAGGCCGAGCTCGCCATCACCGGCAACCTGGGCTACTTTCCGACGGCCCGCGGCATCGACTGGTTTTTGGGCGAGGTCTGGCCGGAGGTGGTACGCAAGTACCCCCGCGCCCACCTCCTGGTCGCCGGTGCGCGGCCCCGGCGCGGGCTCGCCCGCCGGGTTCGGGCGCTGGGCGGCCGGCTGGTGGCCGATCCGCCGGACCTCCCGGCGCTCCTCGCCGGAGCGGACATCGCCCTGGCGCCGCTCTTCGCCGGCTCGGGTACGCCGATCAAGCTCCTCGAAGCGCTGGCGGCGGGCATCCCGGCGGTGGCGACTCCTGCCGCAGCGGAGGGGCTCGACCCGGCTCTCGCCCGCTGCGTCGCGATTCCGGAGGACGCCGCCAGCTGGGTCACGACCCTGCACGGCCTGATCGCGAATCCGGTGGCGGCGAGCGCGCGCGCCGCGATCGGCGCCCGGATCGTCCGCGAGATCCACGATCCGGAGCGCATCGCCCGCCAGCTCGACGAGCTCGTCCGCCGG
- a CDS encoding glycosyltransferase → MRVLWIATKSPWPPRDGGRLLLTESLRAVSAAGVAVTLVAPVERGERAAAEEALRAVCEPRLVVARQRPRALAALTSVLSGRPYSLARHDRPTVLRAVERELRESARAGGIHFDAVVAEQLQAFAQSAAAERSSDLPGARPVPRILRAQNVESDLWRQLGEASRGVVRALLLREAARLARAERAAVGAAAATIALSAADGERLRALAGPAQGSERIDARIQSHIHARIHANIQVLPPPFPGRLDAAGQRLAGSPALVLFGSAGWEPNRRGELRFVNEIWPRVRAASPTAALHWFAGSAGPGGSSGASGVGHPDHPGVLVHRSPATSAEAFAPGAILVLPLDIASGVRMRVLEAWARGVVMVASPEAASGLDAADGRELLLARSGPDYAQAIARLATDGGLAGRLIAGGRARLASDHAPERFAAGFVALVAQLAERPAGAVRQ, encoded by the coding sequence TTGCGCGTACTCTGGATCGCGACCAAGTCCCCCTGGCCGCCGCGCGACGGCGGGCGACTGCTGCTCACGGAATCGCTCCGCGCGGTCTCCGCGGCGGGCGTCGCGGTCACGCTCGTCGCCCCGGTGGAGCGCGGCGAGCGGGCGGCGGCAGAGGAGGCCCTGCGTGCGGTCTGCGAGCCCCGGCTCGTCGTCGCCCGGCAGCGCCCGCGCGCCCTGGCGGCGCTCACCTCGGTGCTCTCCGGCAGGCCCTACTCGCTGGCCCGGCACGATCGCCCGACGGTCCTGCGAGCCGTGGAACGGGAGCTGCGCGAATCCGCCCGTGCCGGTGGCATCCACTTCGATGCAGTCGTGGCCGAGCAGCTCCAGGCCTTCGCGCAGAGCGCGGCGGCCGAGCGGTCATCCGATCTCCCCGGCGCGCGACCGGTTCCCCGGATCCTGCGCGCCCAGAATGTCGAGAGCGATCTCTGGCGACAGCTCGGCGAGGCGAGCCGCGGCGTCGTGCGCGCGCTGCTGCTGCGCGAGGCGGCCCGCCTGGCACGTGCGGAGCGCGCGGCGGTGGGCGCCGCCGCGGCGACGATCGCGCTCTCCGCGGCGGATGGCGAGCGCCTCCGCGCTCTGGCTGGGCCGGCTCAGGGCTCCGAGCGGATTGACGCCCGCATCCAATCCCACATCCACGCCCGTATTCACGCCAATATTCAGGTATTGCCGCCGCCTTTCCCCGGCCGGCTCGACGCCGCCGGGCAGCGCCTCGCCGGGTCTCCCGCCCTGGTGCTCTTCGGCAGCGCCGGTTGGGAGCCGAACCGGCGGGGCGAGCTGCGTTTCGTGAACGAGATCTGGCCGCGGGTCCGCGCCGCGAGCCCGACCGCCGCGCTGCACTGGTTCGCTGGATCTGCCGGCCCTGGCGGCTCCTCTGGCGCCAGCGGAGTCGGTCACCCGGACCACCCGGGCGTCCTCGTGCACCGCTCGCCGGCGACGAGCGCCGAGGCCTTCGCACCGGGCGCCATCCTCGTGCTGCCATTGGACATCGCCTCGGGCGTCCGGATGCGGGTGCTCGAAGCCTGGGCGCGCGGCGTGGTCATGGTAGCGAGCCCCGAGGCGGCGTCGGGGCTCGATGCCGCCGACGGCCGCGAGCTCCTGCTCGCGAGGAGCGGCCCCGACTACGCCCAGGCGATCGCACGGCTGGCGACGGACGGGGGCCTGGCCGGGCGCCTGATCGCGGGCGGCCGCGCCCGTCTGGCGAGCGACCACGCGCCCGAGCGCTTTGCCGCCGGCTTCGTGGCGCTCGTGGCGCAGCTCGCCGAACGCCCCGCCGGAGCGGTCCGCCAATGA
- a CDS encoding bifunctional 3,4-dihydroxy-2-butanone-4-phosphate synthase/GTP cyclohydrolase II, with amino-acid sequence MSLEPSSPEPSFATVEQAMEEFRRGRMVILVDDEDRENEGDLAIAAEMVTPESINFMARFGRGLVCLALTEERCDELDLPPMVAENTSPFNTAFTVSIEARGKTTTGISAADRAATIRTAVDPATGPQDLLRPGHVFPLRAKRGGVLKRAGQTEASVDLARLAGLTPAAAICEIMNDDGTMARVPDLMRFAAAHGLPVLTIAEMIRYRLMHETLVRRVASPRLPSRWGELTIHAYRSDLTGEEHLALTLGDLTGDEPVLVRVHSQCLTGDIFGSCRCDCGLQLELAMTRIRDAGRGVLIYLLQEGRGIGLLNKLKAYELQDAGHDTVEANERLGFRPDQRDYGVGAQILRDLGVQRMRLMTNNPSKYVALSGYGLEIVERVQLEIPPSADSRDYLRTKREKLGHLLQLV; translated from the coding sequence ATGAGTCTCGAGCCGTCGTCTCCCGAGCCGTCGTTTGCCACCGTCGAACAGGCGATGGAGGAGTTCCGGCGCGGCCGGATGGTCATCCTGGTGGACGACGAAGACCGCGAGAATGAAGGGGACTTGGCGATCGCCGCCGAGATGGTGACGCCCGAGTCGATCAACTTCATGGCCCGTTTCGGGCGCGGTCTGGTCTGCCTGGCGCTCACCGAAGAGCGCTGCGACGAGCTCGACCTGCCGCCGATGGTGGCCGAGAATACCTCGCCCTTCAACACCGCCTTCACCGTGTCGATCGAGGCGCGCGGCAAGACGACGACCGGGATCTCCGCCGCCGATCGCGCCGCGACCATCCGCACCGCCGTCGACCCCGCCACCGGCCCGCAGGACCTCCTGCGTCCGGGGCACGTCTTCCCGCTGCGCGCCAAGCGCGGCGGTGTGCTGAAGCGCGCCGGCCAGACCGAGGCGTCGGTGGACCTCGCGCGCCTCGCCGGCCTCACGCCCGCCGCAGCGATCTGCGAGATCATGAACGACGACGGGACGATGGCGCGGGTTCCCGACCTGATGCGTTTCGCCGCCGCGCACGGGCTGCCGGTGCTGACCATCGCCGAGATGATCCGCTACCGCCTGATGCACGAGACGCTGGTGCGCCGGGTGGCCTCTCCGCGTCTGCCGTCGCGCTGGGGCGAGCTCACCATCCACGCCTACCGCTCGGACCTGACCGGCGAGGAGCACCTCGCCCTGACGCTGGGCGACCTCACGGGAGACGAACCCGTTCTCGTGCGGGTGCACAGCCAGTGCCTGACCGGCGACATCTTCGGCTCCTGCCGCTGCGACTGCGGGCTGCAGCTCGAGCTTGCGATGACCCGAATCCGCGACGCCGGCCGCGGCGTCCTGATCTATCTGTTGCAGGAGGGGCGGGGCATCGGACTGCTGAACAAGCTCAAGGCCTACGAGCTGCAGGACGCCGGGCACGACACCGTCGAGGCCAACGAGCGTCTCGGCTTCCGGCCGGATCAGCGCGACTACGGTGTCGGGGCGCAGATCCTGCGCGACCTCGGCGTCCAGCGGATGCGGCTGATGACCAACAATCCCAGCAAGTACGTCGCGCTCTCGGGCTACGGCCTCGAGATCGTCGAGCGCGTGCAGCTCGAGATTCCGCCGAGCGCCGACAGCCGCGACTATCTGCGCACCAAGCGCGAAAAACTCGGACACCTCCTGCAGCTGGTCTGA
- a CDS encoding BamA/TamA family outer membrane protein, with translation MARWWRSRRPSRCGSGARARLARGLACAVLAGSAAFDACMAERGFAQSAAAPAPAPIVRALEIRSDAPVDVDEVRELISLAVGEPMDEARTRRTLRSLRYSGLASEVEIYARPADPGNSANPSTPAGNGEVVVIVALWTDVQVTSVEVTGDLGLKKTRLLDALPQRTGQPLREDRLLRGVYRLQDLLAEEGFLDAEVRLAVALGVDDPPGARAAGEPEPPVSGGDPGARGAAVTYRIAAGPRTLVRAVAFEGATPPFADADLIDALRAKPATPFRNQVAVDDVERLQARLFSRGYREAVVERLPEKLDRQAHAADLGFTVRLGPKVEFSVHGITLRELEKKDLVPFLGASGYDEALVLQSMERIRRHFQEKGHYRVAVNRTEERTAEVVRLVFEVVPGPRLVLEELRFEGNVTFDADRLRRLMTTSTRNFLLPGSGRLVDEELSADLSNLRSFYLLEGFDQSRVGPARIEEKGDRLQVVVPIVEGRRRMVGELVLEDVAPLDEAKVRVALPLKDDGPFHRLLLERSVDTLRALLEDRGYGNAIVSSDVLWSADDLTATVRLRVFAGDQWVVDRALLRGLRRTDPRIVRRFLGIEPGDPVRQSAVLDLQRRLYGLGIFSRVDVRVAPSAEGGEARELLVDLEEGRSRTMQVGAGYDSESGVRGLLRLSEGNLFGRASSLSLDLLGSQKDQHFRLIYRQPYIGNLHAELLATLYSEHEDRPDFVVDKRGGQLVVGRELGRWSLQAFASYRLVELEAEDEFFNEEIPLDSRNARVASVTPTANYDRRDDPLDPTRGWNGSFQLEYAFPALAADANFLKLFGQATAYLPLGRFGVLAGSARGGAIEPLIGGATPREALEASVPAAELFYAGGRTTHRAYRRDELGIVDETILLDPGDSTPDPYPAGGGGLALFNFEYRFPVAGPVGGTLFVDGGNVWTDYNDVRTGNFKWGAGLGVRYLSPVGPLRLEIGWKLDREPFEDPYVWFISLGNPF, from the coding sequence ATGGCGCGCTGGTGGCGATCGCGCCGGCCGTCGCGCTGCGGGAGCGGAGCGCGCGCCCGGCTCGCTCGGGGCCTCGCCTGCGCCGTGCTCGCCGGGTCCGCCGCGTTCGACGCGTGCATGGCGGAGCGCGGCTTCGCGCAGTCGGCCGCGGCACCGGCGCCGGCGCCGATCGTCCGGGCGCTCGAGATTCGCAGCGATGCTCCGGTCGACGTCGACGAGGTGCGCGAGCTGATCTCGCTCGCGGTCGGTGAGCCGATGGACGAGGCACGAACGCGGCGCACGCTGCGGAGCCTGCGCTACTCGGGACTCGCGTCGGAGGTGGAGATCTACGCCCGTCCGGCCGATCCGGGCAACTCTGCGAACCCTTCGACACCCGCCGGCAACGGCGAAGTCGTGGTGATCGTGGCCTTGTGGACCGACGTCCAGGTCACCTCGGTCGAGGTGACCGGCGATCTGGGCCTCAAGAAGACGCGGCTGCTCGATGCGTTGCCGCAGCGCACCGGTCAGCCCCTGCGCGAGGACCGCCTGCTGCGCGGCGTCTACCGGCTGCAGGACCTCCTGGCCGAAGAGGGCTTTCTCGACGCCGAAGTCCGCCTCGCCGTGGCCCTGGGAGTTGACGATCCGCCGGGCGCGCGCGCAGCCGGAGAGCCGGAGCCCCCGGTCTCGGGGGGCGATCCCGGAGCGCGCGGCGCGGCGGTGACCTACCGAATCGCCGCCGGCCCTCGCACCCTGGTGCGAGCCGTCGCTTTCGAGGGTGCGACGCCCCCCTTCGCCGACGCCGATCTGATCGACGCGCTGCGCGCCAAGCCGGCGACGCCGTTCCGGAATCAGGTCGCGGTGGACGACGTCGAACGCCTGCAGGCCCGTCTCTTCTCGCGCGGCTATCGCGAAGCGGTCGTCGAGCGGCTGCCCGAGAAGCTGGACCGCCAGGCGCATGCGGCCGACCTCGGCTTCACGGTGCGACTGGGGCCGAAGGTCGAGTTCTCGGTGCACGGGATCACGCTGCGCGAGCTCGAGAAGAAGGACCTCGTGCCGTTTCTCGGCGCGAGTGGCTACGACGAGGCGCTGGTGCTGCAGTCGATGGAGCGCATCCGCCGCCACTTTCAGGAGAAGGGGCATTATCGGGTCGCCGTGAACCGCACCGAGGAGCGCACGGCGGAGGTCGTCCGGCTGGTCTTCGAGGTCGTGCCCGGACCGCGCCTCGTGCTTGAGGAGCTCCGCTTCGAGGGTAACGTCACCTTCGACGCCGATCGCCTCCGCCGCCTGATGACGACCTCGACACGGAACTTCCTGCTGCCGGGCAGCGGCCGACTGGTCGACGAAGAGCTCTCCGCCGACCTCTCCAACCTGCGCTCCTTCTACCTCCTCGAGGGATTCGATCAGTCGCGCGTCGGCCCGGCCCGTATCGAGGAGAAGGGAGACCGCCTCCAGGTCGTGGTGCCGATCGTCGAGGGCCGTCGCCGGATGGTTGGCGAGCTGGTGCTCGAGGATGTCGCGCCGCTCGACGAAGCCAAAGTGCGCGTGGCGCTGCCGCTCAAGGACGACGGGCCGTTCCATCGCCTGCTGCTCGAACGCAGCGTCGACACCCTGCGGGCCCTGCTCGAGGATCGCGGTTACGGCAACGCGATCGTCTCGTCGGACGTCCTGTGGAGCGCGGACGATCTGACGGCAACCGTGCGCCTGCGGGTCTTCGCCGGCGACCAGTGGGTCGTCGACCGGGCGCTCCTCCGGGGCCTGCGCCGGACCGACCCACGAATCGTCCGGCGATTTCTCGGTATCGAGCCCGGCGATCCGGTGCGCCAGTCGGCCGTGCTCGACCTGCAGCGCCGGCTCTACGGACTCGGAATCTTCAGCCGCGTGGACGTGCGCGTGGCGCCGAGCGCGGAGGGGGGGGAGGCGCGCGAGCTCCTGGTCGATCTCGAAGAGGGCCGCTCGAGAACGATGCAGGTGGGCGCCGGCTACGACTCGGAGAGCGGCGTCCGCGGCCTGTTGCGCCTCTCGGAAGGCAACCTCTTCGGCAGGGCCTCGTCGCTTTCGCTCGATCTCCTGGGCAGCCAGAAGGACCAGCATTTCCGGTTGATCTACCGTCAGCCCTATATCGGCAACCTCCACGCCGAGCTCCTCGCGACGCTCTACAGCGAGCACGAGGACCGGCCCGACTTCGTCGTCGACAAGCGCGGTGGACAGCTGGTCGTCGGACGCGAGCTGGGGCGTTGGTCCCTGCAGGCTTTCGCCTCCTATCGCCTGGTCGAGCTCGAGGCCGAAGACGAGTTCTTCAACGAAGAGATCCCGCTCGACAGCCGGAACGCCCGCGTCGCCTCCGTCACGCCGACCGCCAACTACGACCGGCGCGACGATCCGCTCGACCCGACGCGCGGCTGGAACGGTTCGTTCCAGCTCGAGTACGCCTTCCCGGCGCTCGCTGCCGACGCGAACTTCCTCAAGCTCTTCGGACAGGCGACCGCCTACCTGCCGCTCGGCCGGTTCGGCGTCCTCGCCGGCAGCGCCCGCGGCGGCGCGATCGAGCCGCTGATCGGCGGAGCGACGCCGCGCGAGGCCCTCGAAGCGAGCGTCCCGGCGGCGGAGCTCTTCTACGCCGGCGGCCGGACCACCCATCGCGCCTACCGCCGCGACGAGCTGGGGATCGTCGACGAGACCATCCTCCTCGACCCGGGAGATTCCACCCCGGACCCGTATCCGGCTGGCGGCGGGGGCCTCGCGCTGTTCAACTTCGAGTACCGGTTTCCGGTCGCCGGACCGGTCGGCGGGACGCTCTTCGTCGATGGCGGCAACGTCTGGACCGACTACAACGACGTCCGGACCGGCAATTTCAAGTGGGGCGCCGGCCTCGGGGTGCGCTACCTCTCGCCGGTCGGGCCGCTGCGTCTCGAGATCGGCTGGAAGCTCGACCGGGAGCCGTTCGAAGACCCCTACGTCTGGTTCATCAGCCTCGGCAATCCGTTCTGA